Proteins from a single region of Paramormyrops kingsleyae isolate MSU_618 chromosome 9, PKINGS_0.4, whole genome shotgun sequence:
- the calb1 gene encoding calbindin, which produces MAKAYLQGVEISASQFLDIFHHYDNDGNGYIEGKELQNFIKELQQARKQAGLELTDQMKAFVEEYEKNTEGKIDIVELVQILPFEENFLLFFRQQLRSCTEFVQAWRRYDADHSGYIEAEELKNFLRDLMKKAKKPYDDKKLEEYTQTTLKIFDSNNDGKLCLAEMARLLPDDENFILKFQGVKMPRKEFHKIFELYDKDGNGYMDENELDALLRDFCEKNKKVLDTAKIPTYKTAIMALSDAGKLYETDLALVLCADEN; this is translated from the exons ATGGCAAAAGCTTACCTGCAGGGAGTCGAAATCTCAGCCTCTCAGTTTCTGGATATCTTTCACCATTACGACAATGACG GTAATGGATATATCGAAGGAAAAGAACTGCAGAACTTCATAAAAGAACTTCAGCAGGCTCGGAAACAGGCGGGACTG GAGCTCACAGACCAGATGAAGGCCTTTGTGGAGGAGTACGAGAAAAACACGGAGGGAAAGATAGACATCGTGGAG CTGGTGCAGATTCTGCCCTTTGAGGAAAACTTCTTGTTATTCTTCCGACAACAACTCAGGTCCTGTACGGAGTTCGTACAG GCCTGGAGACGATATGACGCGGATCACAGCGGCTACATCGAGGCAGAAGAGCTGAAG aactTCTTGAGGGACCTAATGAAGAAGGCCAAGAAGCCTTATGACGATAAGAAGCTGGAGGAATATACGCAGACTACA CTGAAAATATTTGACTCCAACAATGACGGGAAGTTGTGCCTGGCGGAAATGGCGAG ACTGCTTCCAGATGATGAGAACTTCATACTAAAGTTCCAG GGGGTCAAAATGCCAAGAAAGGAGTTCCACAAGATTTTTGAGTTATATGACAAG GACGGAAATGGATACATGGATGAAAATGAGCTGGACGCTTTACTCAGAGACTTCTGTGAGAAAAATAAGAAG GTCCTGGATACTGCAAAGATTCCCACGTATAAGACTGCCATCATGGCACTCTCTGACGCGGGCAAGCTGTACGAGACGGACTTAGCGCTGGTCCTGTGCGCCGATGAGAACTGA